In Manis pentadactyla isolate mManPen7 chromosome 8, mManPen7.hap1, whole genome shotgun sequence, the following are encoded in one genomic region:
- the HK1 gene encoding hexokinase-1 isoform X2 translates to MVQLFDHVAECLGDFMEKKKIKDKKLPVGFTFSFPCRQSKIDEAILITWTKKFKASGVEGADVVKLLSKAIKKRGDYDASIVAVVNDTVGTMMTCAYDDQQCEVGLIIGTGTNACYMEELRYIDLVEGDEGRMCINTEWGAFGDDGALEDIRTEFDREIDRGSLNPGKQLFEKMVSGMYLGELVRLILVKMAKEGLLFEGRITPELLTRGKFNTSDVSAIEKNKEGLHNAKEILTRLGVEPSNDDCIAVQHVCTIVSFRSANLVAATLGAILNRLRDNKGIRRLRTTVGVDGSLYKTHPQYSRRFHKTLRRLVPDSDVRFLLSESGSGKGAAMVTAVAYRLAEQHRQIEETLAHFRLTKEMLLEVKRRMRAEMDLGLKKQTHEKAAVKMLPSFVRSTPDGTEHGDFLALDLGGTNFRVLLVKIRSGKKRMVEMHNKIYAIPTEIMQGTGEELFDHIVSCISDFLDYMGIKGPRMPLGFTFSFPCKQTSLDAGILITWTKGFKATDCVGHDVVTLLRDAVKRREEFDLDVVAVVNDTVGTMMTCAYEEPTCEVGLIVGTGSNACYMEEMRNVEMVEGNEGRMCINMEWGAFGDNGCLDDIRTNYDRLVDEYSLNPGKQRFEKMISGMYLGEIVRNILIDFTKKGFLFRGQISETLKTRGIFQTKYLSQIESDRLALLQVRAILQQLGLNSTCDDSILVKMVCGVVSRRAAQMCGAGVAAVVDKIRENRGLDHLSVTVGVDGTLYKLHPHFSRIMCQTVKELSPKCKVSFLLSEDGSGKGAALITAVGVRLREEPSS, encoded by the exons CTTTTTGATCATGTTGCCGAGTGCCTGGGAGACttcatggagaaaaagaaaatcaaggacAAGAAATTGCCTGTGGGattcacattttctttcccttgtcgGCAATCCAAGATAGATGAG GCCATCCTGATCACTTGGACAAAGAAATTTAAAGCAAGTGGAGTGGAGGGAGCAGATGTGGTGAAGCTGCTCAGCAAAGCCATCAAAAAGCGTGGG GACTATGACGCCAGCATTGTGGCCGTGGTGAATGACACAGTGGGGACCATGATGACGTGTGCATATGACGACCAGCAGTGTGAAGTTGGCCTCATCATTG GCACTGGCACGAATGCTTGCTATATGGAGGAACTGAGATACATAGACCTGGTGGAGGGCGACGAGGGGAGGATGTGCATCAACACGGAGTGGGGGGCCTTTGGGGACGACGGGGCCCTGGAAGACATCCGCACCGAGTTTGACCGGGAGATAGACCGGGGGTCTCTCAATCCCGGAAAACAGCT GTTTGAGAAGATGGTCAGTGGCATGTACCTGGGGGAGCTGGTTCGACTGATCCTGGTCAAGATGGCCAAGGAAGGCCTCTTATTTGAAGGGCGGATCACCCCAGAGCTGCTCACGAGAGGAAAATTTAACACCAGTGATGTGTCAGCCATTGAAAA GAATAAGGAAGGCCTTCACaatgccaaagaaatcctgaccCGCCTGGGAGTGGAGCCATCTAATGATGACTGCATCGCTGTCCAGCATGTGTGCACCATTGTGTCCTTTCGTTCTGCCAACCTGGTGGCTGCGACGCTGGGCGCCATCTTGAACCGCCTTCGAGATAACAAGGGCATACGCAGGCTGCGGACCACGGTTGGTGTCGACGGGTCTCTGTACAAGACGCACCCACA GTATTCCCGGCGTTTCCACAAGACTCTGAGGCGCTTGGTGCCTGACTCTGATGTGCGTTTCCTCCTCTCGGAGAGTGGCAGTGGCAAGGGGGCCGCCATGGTGACCGCGGTGGCCTACCGCCTGGCTGAGCAGCACCGGCAGatagaggagaccctggcccactTCCGCCTCACCAAGGAGATGCTGCTGGAGGTGAAGAGGAGGATGCGGGCTGAGATGGATTTGGGGCTCAAGAAGCAGACACACGAAAAGGCAGCAGTCAAGATGTTGCCCTCCTTCGTCCGAAGCACTCCAGATGGGACCG AGCACGGTGACTTCTTGGCCCTGGATCTTGGAGGAACGAACTTCCGTGTCCTACTGGTGAAAATCCGTAGTGGGAAAAAGAGGATGGTGGAAATGCACAACAAGATCTATGCCATTCCCACTGAAATCATGCAGGGCACTGGGGAAGAG CTGTTTGACCACATCGTCTCCTGCATCTCTGACTTCCTGGACTACATGGGGATCAAAGGCCCCAGAATGCCTCTGGGCTTCACCTTCTCATTCCCCTGCAAGCAGACGAGCTTGGATGCG GGCATCTTGATCACCTGGACGAAGGGTTTTAAGGCAACCGACTGTGTGGGCCATGATGTAGTGACCTTACTAAGGGATGCTGTAAAAAGAAGAGAG GAATTCGACCTGGATGTGGTGGCTGTGGTCAACGACACGGTGGGCACCATGATGACCTGTGCTTATGAGGAGCCCACCTGTGAGGTTGGCCTCATCGTAG GGACCGGCAGCAATGCCTGCTACATGGAAGAGATGAGGAACGTCGAGATGGTGGAGGGAAATGAGGGACGAATGTGCATCAACATGGAGTGGGGGGCCTTCGGGGACAATGGGTGCCTAGACGATATCAGAACAAACTATGACAGACTGGTGGATGAGTATTCACTGAACCCTGGGAAACAAAG GTTTGAGAAGATGATCAGTGGTATGTACCTGGGTGAAATTGTCCGCAACATATTGATCGACTTCACCAAAAAGGGATTCCTCTTCCGCGGGCAGATCTCTGAGACACTGAAGACTCGGGGCATCTTTCAGACCAAGTATCTCTCTCAGATCGAGAG TGACCGATTAGCGCTGCTCCAGGTCCGGGCCATCCTCCAGCAGCTGGGCCTGAACAGCACCTGTGACGACAGTATCCTTGTCAAGATGGTGTGCGGGGTGGTGTCCAGGAGGGCGGCACAGATGTGTGGCGCCGGTGTGGCTGCTGTGGTGGATAAGATCCGCGAGAACAGGGGGCTGGACCATCTCAGCGTGACTGTGGGGGTGGATGGAACACTCTACAAGCTACATCCGCA